From one Salvelinus sp. IW2-2015 linkage group LG11, ASM291031v2, whole genome shotgun sequence genomic stretch:
- the LOC111969704 gene encoding zinc finger protein 8-like isoform X1, translated as MTKLQFLNVYLTERLMLAAQDIYKQVEETILEYKEEIFQGKRENDKLRRKLHENGIPWPDLEPFSPVESEEEEEEEGAIGHKQEPNPGQTLEKQDGMARREEKLFRGLAPLSRFTPSNGNDDYDQNPPQPTSHQFQIQTHTGKTIEGGFLSSSTTSNPIKTETDRLGVCPLDDPSSDPNTFSSGNLDLLAAQSENSVSMMGVEGGDELLSGFEALQIPLHTENSNSLQIHHDTSLCCKVCGKPCRHMGHLNAHVRMHTKEKPFLCGLCGKSFSSSGRLKGHQRIHTGEKPYQCHICRKRFNQTAHLKVHLRVHTGEKPFSCPVCGKSFSQSNKVKRHLVTHSRDGSFLPGL; from the exons ATGACGAAATTACAGTTTCTAAATGTATATTTGACAGAAAGGTTGATGTTAGCTGCCCAAGATATATATAAGCAAGTGGAAGAGACCATATTAGAATACAAGGAGGAAATATTCCAGGGAAAGCGAGAGAATGATAAACTGAGACGGAAGCTTCACGAAAATGGGATTCCATGGCCAG ACCTAGAGCCATTTTCTCCTGTAgaatctgaggaggaggaggaggaggagggagccaTTGGGCATAAGCAGGAACCAAACCCCGGACAGACTTTGGAGAAACAGGACGGAATGGCCAGAAGGGAGGAAAAGCTGTTTAGGGGACTGGCCCCTCTGTCTAGATTCACTCCTTCTAATGGAAATGATGACTATGATCAGAACCCACCTCAACCCACCTCACATCAGTTCCAAATACAAACTCACACTGGGAAGACTATAGAGGGAGGCTTTCTATCAAGCTCAACAACCTCCAATCCAATCAAAACAGAGACTGATAGATTGGGCGTCTGTCCATTGGATGATCCATCAAGTGACCCAAATACTTTCTCTTCAGGGAACCTCGACCTTTTGGCAGCACAGAGTGAGAACAGTGTAAGTATGATGGGGGTGGAAGGTGGTGACGAACTACTGTCAGGATTTGAAGCTCTACAGATACCGCTACACACGGAAAATTCAAATTCCCTTCAAATCCACCACGACACATCATTGTGTTGCAAGGTGTGTGGGAAACCCTGTAGACACATGGGCCATTTAAATGCACATGTGCGAATGCACACGAAAGAGAAGCCATTTCTCTGTGGCTTGTGTGGTAAGTCCTTTAGCTCGTCTGGGAGGTTGAAAGGCCACCAGAggattcacacaggggagaagccctaCCAGTGCCATATCTGTAGGAAACGTTTCAATCAGACAGCGCACCTGAAGGTACACCTGagagtccacacaggggagaaaccatttAGTTGTCCCgtctgtgggaaaagcttcagtcAATCCAACAAGGTGAAAAGACACCTTGTGACACATTCTAGAGATGGTTCGTTCCTACCAGGCCTATAA